TGGCTTGATTGGCGGTCGCGCTTTTTGCAGTTGGGTTTGCCCTATCAATATGGTCACAGATAGTGCCAATTGGCTGAGGAGAAAACTCTATCTTGATGATGCCGAGCGCAAAGTATGGGTGAGCCGAAAAGTTCGCTATTGGGTTTTAGGACTCACGTTGATTGTCTCAGCGATTGTCGGAGTTGGTGCTTTTGAATTTGTATCACCGATTACCATCCTCAATCGAGGTATTGTTTTTGGTTTTGGTATGAGTATGGCCGTCGTAGCGGTGATATTTTTATTTGATTTGTTTGTGCTAAAAAACGGCTGGTGTGGACATATTTGCCCCCTTGGAGGATTTTATTCTCTTGTCGGTAAATTTGCTCCCTTGAGCGTCATGCACAATCAGGCCAATTGTACACTTTGTATGAAGTGTAAAGATATCTGTCCTGAGAAACAAGTGCTCCATACCATTGGCAAAAAAAGTGGCAAAATAGTGGACATTGAGTGTACCAATTGTGGTCGATGCATCGAAGTTTGTGAAGATGATGCCCTAAAATTTACGATATTTGATATAACAAAAGATATAAAAGGAGAGATATAATGAAGATTAAAAAACTATTGATCGGTTTATCGGTATTGGTTGTCATGACCATAGTAGGTTGTGCGACAAATCCGACAGTCAGCGAAAACTCGCTGGGCTTGAGAAAAACCAATATCTATACCGAAAATGATACAACGGTTCAAAAGATTGATTATACCAAAGCCGCTCCCGGTGAGGCTAAGGTTTATGAACGTTCATTTGAAAATGCACCGCCATTGATTCCACATAGTGTTGAAGGGCTGCTACCTATTACGAAGAACAATAACTCGTGTTTGGGTTGTCATATGCCAGAGATTGCTCCAAGTGTCGGTGCTGTGGCTATACCAGAGTCCCATTTTGTATCGTTTCGACCAAAAACTAAGATTGAAGCCAATGGCACAGAGTTAAAAGATGGAATTGTAGTTGTGAACACTGCCAATATCCCTGCGCCAATCGATAAGCTCCACAAGCTCAATGACGCGCGATTTAATTGTTCGCAATGTCATGTGCCTCAAGCCAATATCAAACCATTGGTCAAGAACAATTTTGTACCAGAATTTACATCAAAAGATGGAAAACATAAATCCAATCTTTTAGATGTTCTTAATGAAGGCGTGAAGTAGATGGATTCCAAGAGGCGAGGGTTTTTCAAAACACTCTCACCCTATAAAGATAGAGACGAGTCGGCAGTTGAACCGATTCGTCTGCCTTATCATCATGATCCCTTGTTGTTTGAGTCCGTATGTGTTACCTGCGAGTCCAAACCTTGTGCCACTGTTTGTGATGAAAACATTATCATGATAACACAAGATGGCTCCCCGGCATTGGATCTTTCAAAAAGAGGGTGTACTTATTGTGAGGAGTGTGCAAAAGCTTGTGATCGTGGCGTATTAGATCCTAATATACAAGACAAACAGATCAAAGCGCAGGTTTCTTTGAATATTGGAAAATGCATTGCTTGGGATCAAGTTATTTGCTCATCTTGCGCGGATGTATGTTATGATAAGGCGATCAAATTTTTGGGAATGCTAAGACCAGAGATTGTCCAAGAAAATTGTACAAATTGTGGTTTTTGTATCGGAGTGTGCCCCACAGAGGCAATAGAAATAAGTGCAAAAAGGTAAAAAAATGAGACTATTATTATTACTTTTATTATGTTTGCAGAGTGTTTTTTCTATGAATTTAAAACCCATAGAAACCATCAAGATGCAAGGTGCGGTGATTGATCTTGAAAATATCGGTGATCGATTGTATATTGGTACAGATGCTGGCAAAATGAGTGTTTATGATATCACACAAAATAAGATTGTCAAAACCATTACTTTGGAAAAAATCCATGATTTTATGGATGATTTGATGCCGCCGAAGATTTATAGCGTTGATGCTATGGGAGACAAAATCCTTCTACTCTCTGAGGGTGAAAATGGCGTCAAAAATCTCTTTATAGAAGATAATGGTGTATTGAAAAAAGTTTTGGGCAAAAAAGATCATCTTACGATGAGTAAAGCGAAGTTTATCGATAAAGATCATGTCTTCATCGGTCTTTTGAGTAATGAAGTGCTCTTATATGATCTCAAAAATAAAAAGATTATATACCAAGAGCAATTGAGTCAATCTAAATTTTCAGATTTTGCACTCAATGAAGATAAAACAAAAGCGGTGATTGCATGTGAATCAGGTATTAATTATTTGATTGATACAAAAACAGGTAAGCACATCAGAACGTTGGAAGGCGCTAATAAAGATAATGTATTTAAAATCGCTTACAAAAATGGAAGGGTTGCCACAGCAGGCCAAGATCGCATTGGAGCAGTCTATCGGGTCAAAGATGGTAGTTATATCGAGTTTCATGCCCCTTTTTTGATTTATTCTGTGGGACTCAATCATGATGCTTCTTTAGTCGCATTTGCTTTTAATGACAACAATGATATTGCGATATTTCGTACGGATTCTTCACAAAGAGTTTACACGCTTATCGGTCAAAAAAGCACGATGAATACCATCATATTTTATGACAAAAAAACAATGTTCTCAAGCAGTGATGATAAATATATAATGAAATGGAGATTAAAATAATGAATATATCCAGTATTGTAGTCCAAGTGTTACCCAAATATATGGACGGCGTTTTAGAGATTTTGAAAAATGCACAGTTTTGTGATTATCATTATCATGATAGTGAAACAGGTAAAATTATCGTGACGATTGAAGGCGAAAGTGTTGATGATGAAATCCGTAATTTGAAAATTATCCAAGGAATCGAACATGTGATTGCCGCAGATATGATGATGAGCTATAGCGAGGATGAACTCGATCGTGAAATCAAAAAATTAGAAGCGCAAAATGCCGTACCGGAGATGTTAAATGATGATACGATAGAAGCGAAAGATATCGTTTATCATGGTGATTTGAAAAAGAAAAATATATAAAGGAGTGCCTTATGAAAGCATCGCAAACATTTATAGAAACCCCTGTCCCACAAGACGAGCTTATCATCTCCCGCACAGACTTAAACGGTAAAATCACTTATGCCAATAAAGTTTTTGCTGATATTTCAGGATACGAACCTGAAGAATTAATCGGGAAAAGTCACAATATTATCCGTCATCCTGATATGCCAAAGTCAGTATTTAAAGCACTATGGGAGACCATCAAAAGTAAAAAAATGTGGAGTGGCTATGTCAAAAATATGAGAAAAGATGGTGGGTATTATTGGGTTTATGCTGAAGTATCACCGCTTTATAAAGATGGCAAGATTATCGAATACAAATCCATGCGCACGCCCATCAGTGATGAAAAAAAGATAGAAATTCAAAAAAAATATGATGCCATGCGAGCCAGCGAAGAGGGAAGTGTTCGGATTGTAGCTAACATATCGACAGAAAATGACAGCAAATTGATGCAATATGCAGCGGACAAAAAAATCAGTAAGGACGCGGCACTAGATAGTATTTTAGGAGATTATTTGTTATAATACTAGTATGACAATTAATCAAATAATAAAAAATAGCAATCTCAAATTGACATCAGCACGTATTGAAATTTTAGAGATTTTGTTGACAAAAAACAAGCCCATATCTTATGAGGATATCAAAAACTCTCTGACGATGGATAAGGCGACTTTTTATCGTAATATCGCAAAATTCGAAGAAAATGCGATTATTAGAAGCTTTGAGGCGAATGATAAAAAACGCTATTTTAGTTTAGAGCAAAATTTCCACCCCCATTTTATCTGTACAAAATGCCATACCATCTCTTGCCTCAATGAGACACAAATCGTAGAGATGGATGATTATAAAATCGAAAGTATTGTGATTAAAGGCATTTGTCCTAAATGCCTACAATCCTAACATTGCTTGCTTGAGACTTTGTTGTGCTGGTTTATCACAAAACCAGATTCCAAAGAGAGCCTTTTTAAAAGCCAACCCTTTGATGATTG
This genomic window from Sulfurospirillum sp. 1612 contains:
- the napH gene encoding quinol dehydrogenase ferredoxin subunit NapH; translated protein: MSKYRFLLARRTTQIMILVLYFGANAYGWKMLAGTLSSSTILGTIPLADPFAILQMLVAGATLGADILLGGLIILLFYGLIGGRAFCSWVCPINMVTDSANWLRRKLYLDDAERKVWVSRKVRYWVLGLTLIVSAIVGVGAFEFVSPITILNRGIVFGFGMSMAVVAVIFLFDLFVLKNGWCGHICPLGGFYSLVGKFAPLSVMHNQANCTLCMKCKDICPEKQVLHTIGKKSGKIVDIECTNCGRCIEVCEDDALKFTIFDITKDIKGEI
- a CDS encoding nitrate reductase cytochrome c-type subunit codes for the protein MKKLLIGLSVLVVMTIVGCATNPTVSENSLGLRKTNIYTENDTTVQKIDYTKAAPGEAKVYERSFENAPPLIPHSVEGLLPITKNNNSCLGCHMPEIAPSVGAVAIPESHFVSFRPKTKIEANGTELKDGIVVVNTANIPAPIDKLHKLNDARFNCSQCHVPQANIKPLVKNNFVPEFTSKDGKHKSNLLDVLNEGVK
- a CDS encoding 4Fe-4S dicluster domain-containing protein, producing the protein MDSKRRGFFKTLSPYKDRDESAVEPIRLPYHHDPLLFESVCVTCESKPCATVCDENIIMITQDGSPALDLSKRGCTYCEECAKACDRGVLDPNIQDKQIKAQVSLNIGKCIAWDQVICSSCADVCYDKAIKFLGMLRPEIVQENCTNCGFCIGVCPTEAIEISAKR
- a CDS encoding WD40 repeat domain-containing protein; its protein translation is MRLLLLLLLCLQSVFSMNLKPIETIKMQGAVIDLENIGDRLYIGTDAGKMSVYDITQNKIVKTITLEKIHDFMDDLMPPKIYSVDAMGDKILLLSEGENGVKNLFIEDNGVLKKVLGKKDHLTMSKAKFIDKDHVFIGLLSNEVLLYDLKNKKIIYQEQLSQSKFSDFALNEDKTKAVIACESGINYLIDTKTGKHIRTLEGANKDNVFKIAYKNGRVATAGQDRIGAVYRVKDGSYIEFHAPFLIYSVGLNHDASLVAFAFNDNNDIAIFRTDSSQRVYTLIGQKSTMNTIIFYDKKTMFSSSDDKYIMKWRLK
- a CDS encoding chaperone NapD, whose protein sequence is MNISSIVVQVLPKYMDGVLEILKNAQFCDYHYHDSETGKIIVTIEGESVDDEIRNLKIIQGIEHVIAADMMMSYSEDELDREIKKLEAQNAVPEMLNDDTIEAKDIVYHGDLKKKNI
- a CDS encoding PAS domain-containing protein; this translates as MKASQTFIETPVPQDELIISRTDLNGKITYANKVFADISGYEPEELIGKSHNIIRHPDMPKSVFKALWETIKSKKMWSGYVKNMRKDGGYYWVYAEVSPLYKDGKIIEYKSMRTPISDEKKIEIQKKYDAMRASEEGSVRIVANISTENDSKLMQYAADKKISKDAALDSILGDYLL
- a CDS encoding Fur family transcriptional regulator; this encodes MTINQIIKNSNLKLTSARIEILEILLTKNKPISYEDIKNSLTMDKATFYRNIAKFEENAIIRSFEANDKKRYFSLEQNFHPHFICTKCHTISCLNETQIVEMDDYKIESIVIKGICPKCLQS